From the genome of Helicobacter pylori, one region includes:
- the rplC gene encoding 50S ribosomal protein L3 — MEFLVQKIGMSRTIDANSTPVTLLKVLQAKVCQLENGKALVAYAMHKKHNKAIEGQQKKYQLSKEFNHFATLKASQQQELGDLDLSALETLKRVKASFKTKGRGFAGVMKRWNFQGGPAAHGSRFHRRPGSIGNREWPGRVQKGRKMAGHYGNELVTCQNEVLSFDKESMVLVLKGSVAGFSGAYGRIRAV, encoded by the coding sequence ATGGAATTTTTAGTTCAAAAGATAGGCATGAGCCGCACTATTGACGCTAACAGCACGCCTGTAACCTTGCTTAAAGTCTTGCAAGCGAAAGTGTGCCAGCTAGAAAACGGGAAAGCTTTAGTGGCCTATGCGATGCATAAAAAACACAATAAGGCGATTGAAGGCCAGCAAAAGAAATACCAACTCAGTAAAGAGTTTAACCATTTCGCTACCTTAAAAGCTTCCCAGCAACAAGAGTTGGGCGATTTGGATTTGAGCGCTTTAGAAACGCTTAAAAGGGTTAAAGCGAGCTTTAAAACTAAAGGGAGAGGCTTTGCGGGGGTGATGAAGCGTTGGAATTTCCAAGGCGGGCCTGCCGCTCATGGGAGCCGTTTCCACCGCCGCCCTGGTTCTATTGGTAACAGAGAATGGCCAGGAAGAGTGCAAAAGGGTAGGAAAATGGCAGGGCATTATGGCAATGAGCTAGTTACTTGCCAAAACGAGGTGCTCTCTTTTGATAAAGAAAGTATGGTGTTAGTGCTAAAGGGTTCAGTGGCCGGCTTTTCTGGGGCTTATGGACGCATTAGAGCGGTATAA
- the rpsJ gene encoding 30S ribosomal protein S10 has translation MEKIRLKLKAYDHRVLDRSVVAIVEAVKRSGSEIRGPIPLPTKNKRYTVLRSPHVNKDSREQFEIRVYSRLIDIISATPETVDSLMKLDLAPEVDVEVTSMETK, from the coding sequence ATGGAAAAAATCAGGTTGAAGCTCAAAGCTTATGACCATAGAGTGTTGGATCGCTCTGTTGTGGCTATCGTGGAAGCCGTAAAGCGCTCAGGTTCTGAAATTAGAGGGCCTATCCCTTTACCGACTAAGAATAAGCGTTACACCGTTTTACGCTCCCCGCATGTCAATAAGGATTCAAGAGAGCAGTTTGAGATTAGGGTTTATAGCCGATTGATTGATATTATCTCGGCCACCCCAGAAACCGTGGATAGCTTGATGAAGTTGGATTTAGCTCCTGAAGTGGATGTAGAAGTAACTTCTATGGAAACGAAGTAG
- a CDS encoding ATP-binding protein: MPLSCLHPFGPFETPKEPTLNNPLLNSSDKICLLGPMKSGKTTFALKLAKGFKNPVYINYNDMRLNKNILSSWLLKWHLEKKMDLLILDHIDRLDFSLPKLPKVVLIPNYLSPITTPDCSLSYALGLDFKEYTSFFKPNTPKNTLFNRFLRDGNALDSLFAENEQEKILKKQENIKLIFQAYAPLMAKICSYQSKFVSAFYLYTQLKKELKISKDTLYKFLHALEKQRIIFLVPSFENNKNKLYLCDFALPYSLTPSPSLLNVFENMVFLELYKQFPNHELYSHDNGIFILQKNSTNKLALIAHAFPTPHFLEKQLLWCHKHGFLKIVIVSINAPILATHTPYKHLNFIDFSLDIQSILV, encoded by the coding sequence ATGCCCCTTTCTTGCTTGCACCCTTTTGGGCCTTTTGAAACCCCTAAAGAGCCGACTTTAAACAACCCGCTTTTAAACTCAAGCGATAAAATCTGTCTTTTAGGGCCGATGAAATCCGGTAAAACCACTTTCGCCCTCAAACTAGCGAAGGGTTTTAAAAACCCTGTGTATATCAATTACAATGACATGCGTTTGAACAAAAACATTCTGAGCTCATGGCTTTTAAAATGGCATTTAGAAAAGAAAATGGATTTACTCATTTTAGATCATATTGATCGCTTGGATTTCAGCCTGCCTAAGCTTCCTAAAGTCGTTCTCATCCCTAATTATTTAAGCCCCATAACAACGCCCGATTGCAGCTTGAGCTATGCGTTAGGGTTGGATTTTAAAGAATATACTAGCTTTTTCAAACCCAACACCCCTAAAAACACTCTGTTTAACCGCTTTTTAAGAGACGGCAACGCTTTAGATTCGCTTTTTGCAGAAAACGAGCAAGAAAAAATCCTAAAAAAACAAGAAAATATTAAATTAATTTTTCAAGCTTACGCCCCCTTAATGGCTAAAATCTGCTCGTATCAGTCTAAGTTTGTGAGCGCTTTTTATCTTTATACGCAACTCAAAAAAGAACTTAAGATCTCTAAAGACACCCTTTATAAATTTTTACACGCGCTAGAAAAACAACGCATCATTTTTTTAGTCCCTAGTTTTGAAAATAATAAAAATAAATTGTATCTGTGCGATTTTGCCTTACCTTATAGCCTGACTCCTAGCCCCTCGCTTTTAAATGTTTTTGAAAACATGGTTTTTTTAGAGCTTTACAAGCAATTCCCAAACCATGAGCTTTACTCCCATGATAATGGGATTTTTATCTTGCAAAAAAATTCTACAAACAAGCTCGCTCTCATCGCCCATGCTTTCCCCACGCCCCATTTTTTAGAAAAACAGCTTCTATGGTGCCATAAACATGGGTTTTTAAAAATTGTAATCGTTTCTATCAATGCCCCCATTTTAGCAACTCATACCCCCTACAAACACCTTAATTTCATTGATTTTTCTTTGGATATTCAATCTATTTTGGTATAA
- a CDS encoding ribonuclease HII — protein MTLGIDEAGRGCLAGSLFVAGVVCSEKTAAEFLSMGLKDSKKLSPKKRFFLEDKIKTHDEVGFCVVQKSANEIDNLGLGVCLKLAVQEILEKDCSLANGIKIDGNTAFGLNKQYLNIQTIIKGDEKVAQIAMASVLAKAFKDREMLELHALFKEYGWDKNCGYGTKQHIEAINKLGTTPFHRRSFTLKNNLFS, from the coding sequence ATGACTTTAGGCATTGATGAAGCAGGGAGGGGGTGTTTGGCCGGTTCGCTTTTTGTGGCTGGGGTGGTGTGCAGTGAAAAAACAGCGGCAGAGTTTTTGAGCATGGGCTTAAAAGACAGCAAGAAGCTCAGCCCAAAAAAGCGCTTTTTCTTAGAAGATAAAATCAAAACGCATGATGAGGTGGGATTTTGCGTGGTTCAAAAAAGCGCAAATGAGATTGATAACTTAGGCTTAGGGGTGTGTTTGAAGCTCGCTGTGCAAGAAATTTTAGAAAAGGATTGCTCTTTAGCCAACGGGATAAAAATAGACGGCAACACGGCGTTTGGCTTGAATAAACAATACCTCAATATACAAACCATCATCAAGGGCGATGAAAAAGTCGCTCAAATCGCTATGGCGTCTGTTTTAGCGAAAGCCTTTAAGGACAGAGAAATGCTAGAATTGCACGCTTTGTTTAAGGAATACGGTTGGGATAAGAATTGCGGGTATGGGACTAAACAACATATAGAAGCGATCAACAAGCTAGGAACTACGCCCTTTCATCGGCGTAGCTTCACGCTTAAAAACAACTTATTTTCTTAA
- the fumC gene encoding class II fumarate hydratase has protein sequence MQFRIEHDTMGEIQVDDSQYWGAQTQRSLENFKIGTEKMPKELIGAFAKLKRSLAVVNHKLGKLSLEKSQAIIKACDCILKGELCGEFPLAIWQTGSGTQTNMNLNEVIANKATEILGGNFREKKLIHPNDDVNMSQSSNDTFPTAMHIVSVLEITRKLLPSLENLLKTFKDKSQQFKEIVKIGRTHLQDATPLTLGQEFSGYASMLEHSKQQILESLEHLRELAIGGTAVGTGLNAHKELSEKVAEELSQFSGVKFISAPNKFHALTSHDAIAYAHGAFKALAANLMKIANDIRWLASGPRCGLGELNIPENEPGSSIMPGKVNPTQCEAMTMVAVQVMGNDTAIGIAASQGNFELNVFKPVIIYNFLQSLRLLSDSMESFNTHCAIGIEPNREKIDYYLHHSLMLVTALNPHVGYENAAKIAKNAHKKGISLKESAVELKLLSAEDFDKFVVPEKMIGPKA, from the coding sequence ATGCAATTTAGAATTGAACATGACACGATGGGCGAAATTCAAGTGGATGACAGCCAATACTGGGGAGCTCAAACGCAACGCAGTCTTGAAAACTTTAAAATCGGTACCGAAAAAATGCCTAAAGAACTCATTGGCGCGTTTGCCAAACTCAAAAGGAGTCTGGCGGTTGTCAACCACAAGTTAGGGAAATTAAGCCTAGAAAAATCCCAAGCCATTATCAAGGCGTGCGATTGCATTTTAAAAGGCGAGCTGTGCGGCGAATTCCCGTTAGCGATATGGCAAACAGGGAGCGGGACTCAGACGAATATGAATCTCAATGAAGTCATTGCCAATAAGGCTACAGAAATTTTAGGGGGTAATTTTAGAGAGAAAAAACTCATCCACCCTAACGATGATGTGAACATGTCTCAAAGCTCCAACGACACTTTCCCTACCGCTATGCACATTGTGAGCGTGCTAGAAATCACGCGCAAGTTACTGCCCAGTTTAGAGAATCTGTTAAAGACCTTTAAAGACAAAAGCCAACAATTTAAAGAGATTGTCAAAATCGGGCGCACGCATTTACAAGACGCTACGCCTTTAACTTTGGGGCAGGAATTTAGCGGGTATGCGAGCATGCTAGAGCATTCTAAACAACAAATTTTAGAGAGTTTGGAGCATTTAAGAGAATTAGCTATAGGAGGGACTGCCGTAGGCACAGGGCTAAACGCTCATAAAGAATTGAGCGAAAAAGTGGCTGAAGAATTGAGCCAGTTTAGTGGGGTCAAATTCATCTCAGCGCCCAATAAATTCCACGCGCTCACTAGCCATGACGCTATCGCTTATGCGCATGGGGCTTTTAAGGCTTTAGCGGCGAATTTAATGAAAATCGCTAACGATATTAGATGGCTTGCGAGCGGGCCGCGCTGTGGTTTGGGCGAGCTTAATATCCCTGAAAACGAGCCGGGTAGCTCTATTATGCCTGGTAAAGTCAATCCCACGCAATGCGAAGCGATGACAATGGTGGCCGTGCAAGTGATGGGGAATGATACCGCTATTGGCATTGCGGCCAGTCAGGGTAATTTTGAATTGAATGTGTTTAAACCGGTGATTATTTATAATTTCTTGCAAAGTTTAAGGCTGTTGAGCGACAGCATGGAAAGTTTTAATACCCATTGTGCGATTGGTATTGAGCCTAATAGAGAAAAGATTGATTATTATTTGCACCATTCTTTAATGCTAGTAACCGCCCTAAACCCGCATGTGGGCTATGAAAACGCCGCTAAAATCGCTAAAAACGCCCACAAAAAAGGCATTTCTTTAAAAGAAAGCGCGGTGGAATTGAAACTCCTAAGTGCTGAGGATTTTGACAAATTCGTGGTGCCTGAAAAGATGATCGGGCCTAAGGCTTGA
- the crdA gene encoding copper resistance determinant CrdA: MKKLAALFLISALGVMSLNAWEQTLKANDLEVKIKSVGNPIKGDNTFVLSPTLKGKALEKAIVRVQFMMPEMPGMPAMKEMAQVSEKNGIYEAKTNLSMNGTWQVRVDIKSKEGQVYRAKTSLDL; the protein is encoded by the coding sequence ATGAAAAAGTTAGCCGCTTTATTTTTAATAAGCGCATTGGGGGTTATGAGTTTAAACGCATGGGAGCAAACCCTAAAAGCGAATGACTTGGAAGTGAAAATCAAATCCGTGGGTAACCCCATTAAAGGCGATAACACTTTCGTGCTTAGCCCCACTTTAAAAGGTAAAGCTTTGGAAAAAGCTATCGTTAGGGTGCAGTTTATGATGCCTGAAATGCCTGGCATGCCAGCGATGAAAGAAATGGCGCAAGTGAGTGAAAAAAACGGCATTTATGAAGCTAAAACCAATCTTTCTATGAACGGGACATGGCAGGTGAGGGTGGATATTAAATCTAAAGAGGGTCAGGTTTATCGCGCTAAAACAAGCCTGGATTTATAA
- the crdB gene encoding copper resistance outer membrane protein CrdB, with product MLSLISAFYKRGVSIRLLSAFLLLFSLGFAKDLEIQSFVAKYLSKNQKIQALQEQIDALNSQEKVVSKWDNPILYLGYNNANVSDFFRLDSTLMQNMSLGLSQKVDLNGKKLTQSKMINLEKQKKILELKKTKQQLVISLMINGIENYKNQQEIELLNTAVKNLENTLYQANHSSSPNLIAIAKLEILKSQLEIKKNNLEEALSSSHYSMGELTFKENELLSIAPKNFEFNHEQELYNINTTNYDIAIAKLDEEKAQKDITLAKKSFLEDVNVTGVYYFRSKQYYNYDMFSVALSIPLPIYGKQAKLVEQKKKESLVFKSEVENTKNKTRHLALKLLKKLETLQKNLESINKIIKQNEKIAQIYALDLRSNSDYNAYYNAFNDKITTQITQLETLSALNSAYLSLQNLKGLE from the coding sequence ATGCTGTCTTTGATAAGTGCGTTTTATAAAAGGGGCGTTTCAATACGCCTTCTAAGCGCTTTTTTATTGCTTTTTAGTTTGGGTTTTGCTAAAGATTTAGAGATCCAATCTTTTGTGGCTAAATACCTTTCTAAAAATCAAAAGATACAAGCCCTACAAGAGCAAATTGACGCTTTAAATTCTCAAGAAAAAGTCGTTAGCAAGTGGGATAACCCTATTTTGTATTTAGGCTATAACAACGCTAATGTGAGCGATTTTTTCAGGCTGGATAGCACCTTAATGCAAAACATGAGCTTGGGTTTGTCTCAAAAAGTAGATTTAAATGGTAAAAAACTCACGCAATCTAAAATGATCAACTTAGAAAAGCAAAAAAAGATATTAGAGCTTAAAAAAACCAAGCAACAATTAGTGATTAGTTTAATGATAAACGGCATTGAAAATTATAAAAACCAACAAGAAATAGAGCTTTTAAATACAGCGGTAAAAAATTTAGAAAACACTCTCTATCAAGCCAACCATTCCAGTTCACCCAATTTAATAGCGATCGCCAAGCTAGAAATTTTAAAATCGCAATTAGAAATCAAAAAAAACAATTTAGAAGAAGCGCTATCTAGCAGCCATTATTCCATGGGGGAATTGACTTTTAAAGAAAACGAGCTTTTAAGCATTGCCCCGAAAAATTTTGAATTCAATCATGAGCAAGAGCTATATAACATCAATACCACTAATTACGATATTGCGATCGCCAAGCTTGATGAAGAAAAAGCGCAAAAAGACATCACTTTAGCCAAAAAAAGCTTTTTAGAAGATGTGAATGTTACCGGGGTGTATTATTTCCGCTCCAAACAATACTATAACTACGATATGTTTAGCGTCGCTTTGTCTATCCCCTTACCCATTTATGGCAAGCAAGCCAAATTAGTGGAGCAAAAGAAGAAAGAAAGCTTGGTGTTTAAAAGCGAAGTGGAAAACACCAAAAACAAAACGCGCCACCTAGCCCTAAAACTCCTTAAAAAATTAGAAACCTTGCAAAAAAACCTAGAATCGATCAATAAAATAATCAAGCAGAATGAAAAAATCGCGCAAATTTATGCGCTTGATTTGAGATCTAATAGCGATTACAACGCTTATTACAACGCTTTTAATGACAAAATCACAACTCAAATCACCCAGCTTGAAACCTTAAGCGCTCTCAATAGCGCTTATTTGTCTTTACAAAACCTTAAAGGATTAGAATGA
- a CDS encoding efflux RND transporter periplasmic adaptor subunit yields the protein MKRLLLLALTLFFSPLFANAQETKEAKSQTRFNISTTKVIEKEFSQSRRYYALLEPNEALIFSQTLRFDGYVEKLYANKTYTPIKKGDRLLSVYSPELVSAQSELLSSLKFNQQVGAIKEKLKLLGLENFSIEKIISAHKVQNEMTIYARFNGVIFKKSPNLNEGSFIKKGQELFQIIDLSQLWALIKVNQEDLEFLKNTHKAILFVEGIKGKQEITLENINPIINPQDKMLEARFNVPNLKQLYYPNMFAQVEIFQKPQKMKILPKEAVLIKGGKAIVFKKDDFGLSPLEIKAVRLSDGSYEILEGLKAGEEVANNALFVLDADAQNNGDY from the coding sequence ATGAAACGGCTTTTATTGTTAGCCTTGACCCTATTTTTTAGCCCCTTATTCGCTAACGCTCAAGAAACTAAAGAAGCTAAAAGCCAAACCCGTTTCAATATTTCCACCACTAAGGTTATAGAAAAAGAATTTTCTCAAAGCCGGCGCTATTACGCGCTTTTAGAGCCTAATGAAGCGCTGATTTTTTCTCAAACCCTGCGTTTTGATGGCTATGTGGAAAAGCTTTATGCGAATAAAACCTATACCCCCATTAAAAAGGGCGACAGGTTATTGAGCGTGTATTCCCCTGAATTAGTGAGCGCTCAAAGCGAACTACTATCGTCATTGAAATTCAACCAACAAGTGGGAGCGATTAAAGAAAAATTAAAACTATTAGGGTTAGAAAACTTTAGCATTGAAAAAATCATCAGCGCTCATAAAGTCCAAAATGAAATGACTATTTACGCTCGTTTCAACGGCGTTATCTTTAAAAAAAGCCCAAATCTCAATGAGGGGAGCTTCATTAAAAAAGGGCAAGAGTTGTTCCAAATCATAGATTTAAGCCAATTGTGGGCGCTTATCAAAGTCAATCAAGAAGATTTAGAGTTTTTAAAAAACACGCATAAAGCGATCTTGTTCGTAGAAGGGATTAAAGGCAAGCAAGAAATCACGCTTGAAAACATCAACCCCATCATAAACCCGCAAGATAAAATGCTAGAAGCGCGCTTCAATGTGCCTAATCTCAAACAGCTTTATTACCCTAACATGTTCGCTCAAGTAGAAATCTTTCAAAAACCACAAAAAATGAAGATCCTGCCTAAAGAAGCGGTTTTGATTAAGGGGGGGAAAGCTATCGTGTTTAAAAAAGATGATTTTGGCTTAAGCCCGTTAGAAATTAAAGCCGTTCGCTTGAGCGATGGGAGTTATGAAATTTTAGAGGGTTTAAAAGCGGGCGAAGAAGTCGCTAATAACGCTTTATTCGTGCTAGACGCTGACGCTCAAAACAATGGGGATTATTGA
- a CDS encoding efflux RND transporter permease subunit: MIEKIIDLSVKNKLLTALVTLLIFLASLWAIKSVRLDALPDLSPAQVVVQITYPNQSPKIVQEQVTYPLVSTFMSIANIDTVRGISSYESGLIYIIFKDGVNLYWARDRVLEQLNRASNLPKDAKVEIGSDSTSIGWAYQYALSSDSKNLSDLKVLQDFYYRYALLGVDGVSEVASVGGFVKDYEITLQNDSLIRYNLSLEQVANAIKNSNNDTGGGVILENGFEKIIRSHGYIQSLKDLEEIVVKKEGVIPLKIKDIASVRLAPKPRRGAANLNGDKEVVGGIVMVRYHADTYKVLKAIKEKIATLQASNPDVKITSVYDRSELIEKGIDNLIHTLIEESVIVLIIIAIFLLHFRSALVVIITLPLSVCISFLLMRYFNIEASIMSLGGIAIAIGAMVDAAIVMVENAHKHLQHIDTKDNAQRVNGIMQGVKHVGGAIFFALMIIVVSFLPIFALTGQEEKLFAPLAYTKTFAMLVGALLSITIVPILMVWLIKGRILEESKNPINAFFMKIYGVSLNVVLKFRYAFLIASVVGLGGLYIAYKKLNWEFIPQINEGVVMYMPVTINGVGIDTALEYLKKSNSAIKRLDFVKQVFGKVGRANTSTDAAGLAMIETYIELKPQNEWKEKLSYKEVRDKLEKTLQLKGLTNSWTYPIRGRTDMLLTGIRTPLGIKLYGNDTDKLQELAILMEQQLKTLKESLSVFAERSNNGYYITLDLNDENLARYGINKNAVLDTIKFALGGATLTTMIKGVESYPISLRLKDTERNTIEKLKNLYIKTAYNYMPLRELAHVYYDNSPAVLKSEKGLNVNFIYIVPQANISSDTYRQLAKKVLEKIKLPSGYYYEFSGESQYLEEAFKTLQYIVPVSVFIIFILIVFALKNLTNSLLCFFTLPFAFLGGLIFMNIMGFNMSVAALVGFLALLGVASETAIVMIIYLEDAFQKFIKTPLKEQNSTTLKEAIMHGAVLRVRPKLMTFFSILASLIPIMYSHGTGSEIMKSIAAPMLGGMISSVILTLFIIPTAYFVIKNAKVKSARNQT; this comes from the coding sequence ATGATAGAAAAAATCATTGATTTAAGCGTTAAAAACAAGCTCCTGACCGCTTTAGTCACTTTACTCATTTTTTTAGCCTCTTTGTGGGCGATAAAAAGCGTCCGTTTAGACGCTTTGCCGGATTTAAGCCCCGCTCAAGTGGTCGTGCAAATCACTTATCCCAATCAAAGCCCTAAAATCGTGCAAGAGCAGGTGACTTACCCGTTAGTTTCTACTTTTATGAGTATCGCTAACATTGATACGGTTAGGGGGATTTCTAGCTATGAAAGCGGTTTGATTTACATCATTTTTAAAGACGGCGTCAATTTGTATTGGGCTAGAGACAGGGTTTTAGAGCAATTAAACAGAGCTAGCAATCTACCCAAGGACGCTAAAGTAGAAATAGGGAGCGATTCCACTTCTATTGGCTGGGCGTATCAATACGCTCTATCTAGCGATAGCAAGAATTTAAGCGATTTGAAAGTCTTGCAAGATTTCTATTACCGCTATGCACTTTTAGGGGTTGATGGGGTGAGTGAGGTCGCAAGCGTGGGGGGCTTTGTGAAAGATTATGAAATCACGCTTCAAAACGATTCTTTAATCCGTTATAACTTGAGTTTAGAGCAAGTCGCTAACGCGATTAAAAATTCCAATAACGATACCGGTGGGGGCGTTATTTTAGAAAACGGGTTTGAAAAAATTATAAGATCGCATGGCTATATCCAATCTTTGAAAGATTTAGAAGAAATTGTGGTTAAAAAAGAAGGGGTTATCCCTTTAAAAATCAAAGATATAGCCAGCGTGAGGCTAGCACCAAAACCACGCAGAGGGGCTGCCAACCTGAATGGCGATAAGGAAGTGGTGGGAGGGATTGTTATGGTGCGCTATCACGCTGACACTTATAAGGTGCTTAAAGCCATTAAAGAAAAAATCGCTACCCTACAAGCGAGTAACCCTGATGTGAAAATCACAAGCGTGTATGACAGGAGCGAATTGATTGAAAAAGGCATTGACAATTTAATCCACACGCTCATAGAAGAAAGCGTAATCGTGTTGATCATTATTGCGATTTTCTTGTTGCATTTCAGGAGCGCTTTAGTGGTGATTATCACTCTGCCTTTAAGCGTGTGCATTAGTTTCTTGCTCATGCGTTATTTCAATATTGAAGCGAGCATCATGAGTTTAGGGGGCATTGCGATCGCTATAGGGGCGATGGTGGATGCGGCTATTGTGATGGTAGAGAACGCTCACAAGCATCTGCAACACATTGATACGAAAGACAACGCTCAAAGGGTTAATGGCATTATGCAAGGGGTTAAGCATGTGGGGGGGGCGATATTTTTTGCTTTAATGATCATCGTGGTTTCTTTCTTGCCTATTTTCGCGCTCACCGGCCAAGAAGAAAAGCTTTTTGCCCCTTTAGCTTACACCAAAACCTTTGCCATGCTAGTAGGAGCGTTGCTTTCTATCACCATAGTCCCTATTTTAATGGTATGGCTCATTAAAGGGCGGATTTTAGAAGAGTCTAAAAACCCGATTAACGCTTTTTTCATGAAAATTTATGGCGTAAGCTTGAATGTTGTGCTTAAGTTCAGATACGCTTTTTTAATAGCGAGCGTTGTGGGTTTAGGAGGCTTGTATATAGCGTATAAAAAACTCAACTGGGAATTTATCCCCCAAATCAATGAAGGGGTAGTGATGTATATGCCCGTAACCATTAATGGCGTGGGCATTGATACCGCTTTAGAATATTTGAAAAAAAGCAATAGCGCTATCAAGCGGTTGGATTTTGTCAAACAGGTTTTTGGTAAAGTAGGGCGCGCTAACACCAGCACCGATGCTGCCGGTTTAGCCATGATAGAAACCTACATTGAATTAAAGCCGCAAAACGAATGGAAAGAAAAGCTCAGTTATAAAGAAGTTAGGGACAAATTAGAAAAAACCCTGCAATTAAAAGGATTGACTAATTCATGGACTTACCCCATTCGCGGGAGAACGGACATGCTCTTAACTGGGATCAGAACGCCCCTAGGTATCAAGCTCTATGGTAATGACACGGACAAATTACAAGAATTAGCGATCCTTATGGAACAACAGCTCAAAACCCTAAAAGAGAGTTTGTCTGTCTTTGCTGAGCGATCCAATAATGGCTACTACATCACGCTGGATTTGAACGATGAAAATCTGGCTCGTTATGGCATCAATAAAAACGCCGTGTTAGACACGATTAAATTCGCTCTTGGAGGAGCCACGCTCACCACCATGATTAAGGGCGTAGAAAGCTACCCCATTTCTTTACGCTTAAAAGACACAGAAAGAAACACCATTGAAAAATTAAAAAACCTCTACATCAAAACCGCTTACAATTACATGCCCTTAAGGGAGTTAGCCCATGTCTATTACGACAACTCGCCTGCGGTGTTAAAGAGCGAAAAGGGCTTGAATGTGAATTTTATTTATATCGTGCCGCAAGCTAATATCAGCTCTGATACTTACAGACAACTGGCTAAAAAAGTGCTAGAAAAAATAAAATTGCCCAGCGGGTATTATTATGAATTTAGCGGCGAAAGCCAGTATTTAGAAGAAGCGTTTAAAACCTTACAATACATCGTGCCGGTGAGCGTGTTTATCATTTTTATTTTAATTGTCTTTGCTTTAAAGAATCTCACTAATTCCTTACTATGCTTTTTCACTCTGCCTTTTGCGTTTTTGGGGGGGTTAATTTTTATGAATATCATGGGCTTTAACATGAGCGTGGCGGCGTTAGTGGGCTTTTTAGCCCTTTTAGGGGTAGCGAGCGAAACGGCTATTGTGATGATTATTTATTTAGAAGATGCGTTTCAAAAATTCATCAAAACCCCTTTAAAAGAGCAAAATAGCACCACCTTAAAAGAGGCCATCATGCATGGGGCGGTGCTTAGGGTAAGGCCCAAGCTTATGACCTTTTTTAGCATTTTAGCTTCACTCATTCCGATCATGTATAGCCATGGCACAGGTTCTGAGATCATGAAATCCATTGCTGCACCCATGCTAGGGGGTATGATAAGCAGCGTTATTTTAACGCTTTTTATTATCCCTACGGCGTATTTTGTGATTAAGAATGCAAAAGTTAAAAGCGCTAGGAATCAAACATAA
- a CDS encoding branched-chain amino acid transporter permease yields MLMHSILIILVIILTTYFTRIWPFMVFNAKNPPNDFVRYLGRALSCSVIGMLVVYCFKDIQILKPPYGINEIIAFLSVILLHRIFKVFVLSITIPTILYMVLVQSHVLEKAFFNS; encoded by the coding sequence ATGTTAATGCATTCTATACTCATTATTTTAGTCATCATATTAACGACTTATTTCACGCGCATTTGGCCTTTTATGGTGTTTAACGCTAAAAACCCCCCCAACGACTTTGTGCGTTATTTGGGTAGGGCTTTATCATGCTCAGTGATAGGCATGCTCGTGGTTTATTGTTTTAAAGACATTCAGATTTTAAAACCCCCTTATGGGATCAATGAAATCATTGCTTTTTTATCCGTTATCCTTTTACACCGCATTTTTAAGGTGTTTGTTTTAAGCATCACAATCCCTACCATTCTTTATATGGTTTTAGTCCAAAGTCATGTGTTAGAAAAGGCTTTTTTTAATTCCTAA